In Sphaeramia orbicularis chromosome 5, fSphaOr1.1, whole genome shotgun sequence, the genomic stretch aacaaaatatataaactcTTTTTTTATATCAAGTGCACCAATATGTGCTAATTCTCCTTTTCAGGGTGGGACAAGCTTGGACAGAACTAACACCTTTCAAGAGATTAATGGAATCTGTGTCACATGATCACACCTCCTCGGTTTCTGTGTGAGGCCATGCTGTGCCAGTGGTAGTGACAGGAAGTCTGGACCAATGAGTTCCCCATCAAACCCAGCTCTGGTGGCAGACAGGGACAGCCTCCCTCTGAAGAAGAGGGACCAAAGACCGAGCTCCcctccacagcagcagcagcagtgtgatGATACCACGTTCAAAGCCCCCTACCCTTACAAGAGCCAGAATGAGTATAAGACCAGACACAGCAGCCTGTTCCAGCCCATTCCCAGAAGGGTTTCTTCACTGTACCAGCCCTGGATGCAGACGCAGACCTCCAGCCGCTCCAAACCTCATGTCCTGTCAGCGTTCAGGGAGCATCACGGCTGGGCAGAGTGGAGAGACATGACCCCTCTGCACCCTGGATGGGATTTATCACACCACTATCAGCTCAACACTCACTTATCTGAACACCCAAGAGAAGCTGGCCACTACCCAAGCCATCTACGGCATCCGTCCAGATTCAGTCCTGTTTCTATAGAAACTGGGGGTTTCCATAGGTTTGGTGCAGGTTATAGCTGGGAGCAGCTGAAGACTTTAAGGGACAAGGGTTCGAGCACAGAGAGGGACAGCAACGGGAGGAGTAAAGCACCATATGTGAGGAGAAAGGACAGAAAATCAGAGTATTTGACCAGAGGTGAAAAAGCGAGCACATGCCTACCTCACTCTGCATTCGATGACCTTACACTGCAGCAAAATATGTTCCACAAAGCATCAAAGATTCACAATCATTCGGTCTCAAAAGTTTGCCCTGGTGACAACTTAAAAAGCACATACACCTCAATGACAGAGGACTCATTAAGACCAAGCCTTCTGCCCCCCACTGAACTCACCTgtgcatcctcctcctcatcctcctcttcatctcctagTCACTTTCCTTGGCTGCTCCCTCACTTCTTGGCAGGTTCTCTAATCGAGCTCAGAGATGGGCAGCTGAGGAGGGTGGAACATCTGCAGACTGAGGACTTCCTGCTGGGGTCTCTGGCCTGTCCTGATCTACGCCTGAGCTGCTGCACGGTGCAGAGCATCTCCCCGTCAGCCTCCTCCGCCACCATCTCCCGCCTCCTCATCCTCCTACATGACCAACAGTCCCAGGTGAAACACATGAGGGTGAAGAAGAAGCAGAATGACTGTGGCATTTAGCATTTTGAACGATAGAAAAAGAAGTGCTGTTAATATTATCACAGCAGATTCACTACAAGAAcctgttcttcctctaaattatCTGTTgcttaaatatagataaaaatcATATCATTGATGACCGCAGGGTTAGATCCAAATCTACTGCTGTCTATAAAATCTTACATGTAGAATATTAAAGGTCAAGGTGGGTGGGGCATGTACACAGAAATAAACAATCAGTGATTCAGTGATACGTTCCTTATTTAATCAGAAAAGGACTCTGTATTACTGTACTTTACAAGTAGAAAGTCATGTTTCTAGGAATTTTCTACTTGTAAAAAGCAATCAAACAATGTCCAGCAGTAATAAGTTACATGACTTTAGTTTGATGAAAAAATAATTATGATAACGTGGTAACTCCTCATCTATTACAATTACCTTATGAAACATATTATTTTCCAAAAGCGCCCTTTCCATATTTAACCTAAATGCATTCTGGGTGACAATAAGGCATATGTTGTGAATTAAAACCTTATGCTTGGAagcaataaaagacaaaaataaaactcATGTTCCCACCCAAATGTCTACGTGCTGTACTCGTAAACAATTAAAATCTGATATTTGATTTCTGTCTTAATCAATGCaaagtttttgttttagttcgaccaatttattcattttagttcaggtttattttttatttttatttgattttattaaagtttttttttttccaggttttgaTTTATTGCAGCTGGAAGATGCAGATTGAAATAATGCATTTAATCGAACATAATTTGTAAAACTATTGTTTATTAAATATTGTGTGACACTATCTTATTCTTGTACATTCTGAACCATTAACAAAGGAGCGAAAAACATACCGgcgattttgtattttatttaagaTTTTTGGATTATCAGTTGTATTTTCCATGTAGATTACAGGCTAaagctgtttccttttttttttgcatttaacataATTCTTATGTCACTTCcagttttccttcatttttgttaactgtGATAAGCCTGTTTAGTCCATCGCTATCCTGGGACAATACTACCCCCTAGTGAACAAGTCTATCACCTGTGTTCTAAGCTAATCAaatgcaggggggtcaaactcatttgaactcaagtgggccagaccagtaaaataacacctACAAATAATAACTCCTACACCTACAaacaataactccaaatttttctctttgttttagtgcaaagtacaagaagtacaattttaacaatattatgctacATTTAAACATgggcattacaatttacagatcacagcagatctacaaagccTCAAAACATTAAGtatcaggcataatattgttaaaattacacttatttttcttgtaaAAATTCAAGTTGTGTAGATTAacctataaaaacccaaacagccgctggtgaccaaaagcatctaatgatgtaaactgtttaatacctggtgatccactaatcccatcaatccatgtaaataattggtgtaaaatacagtttgtcatcttttcatggtcatcagatatgacccatgtggatgttcagaggctctgtagttaccgtggaaacaccgtcatcttctacaacattgattcactagtaaaacccatggagttggatcaatgacagtggatggagacactgggtttatgttcagtcaatgatatcttgtttgaaaaagtcactttttcttcaattttctctgtttctgatataataaccaactttaatctgcgctttaaagaacatctacatgatcagcaaaggaaatataggaaaatatatgattttcactgaaaaatacaaaatacagaggataatattagaataaatagtgatgaatcatttaagaaaggtgaaatataaaacaaaaaaatcatttgggaactgacacgaaagtaacactgggtctttttgagttaatcttgtttttttttgtttttttttgtgaaaggatagtttttaaatgtaaatattttcatcacataatacaaagagaaaaatttggagttgtcatcatttataagttatcatgttattattttcctggtctgacccacttcagacatTATTCTGCTGCATGTGGCCCTTGAATTTAAATGAGTtggacatccttgactgtttatATGTTTAGTGTAATCTTTGAACCTACAGATTCCTCCCATTTTagtccacgggccgcatgtttgacacccctggtctaatgccACTAACATGTGCACCCTCCTCCTGCAGGAGCTGGTGGACGTCTACGTGGAGTACCCGTTCTTTGTGCGAGAGCGGGGTTGGTCGTCCTGCAGCCCCCAGAGGACGGCCCGTCTCTGTGGCCTGAAGTGCCGCCAGCTGAGCGTCGGGGACGTCTGTCTGGCTCTCACCCCCGTCTCAGCCCCCACGCCTCGACCATCAGCCAACCTGGAGCCAACAACCCCACCCGGAAGGTCAGAGGGAGGGTGTGAACCCCTGGAGGTATCACATCCACACACTGCCCTGTCCACCAAGTGCTCCTCAGGGCCACAGAGGCCAGCAGCGGGGCAGAGGAAGGAACCAGAAGGGGTCCGGAGGAGACACTATTCAGCCCCCGAGCTGAGGAGGCCAGGCACAAACTGCACCTAGAGCTTTCATGGACAGCTCTGCTATAgtgatatatatagatatttacTGTACTTCTACCTCCTCTACATTTTTgtgcttgattgattgattttttatgtgcatttaaagAGTAACAGCTAAAGATTAAGTCTCAGGAGGTAGAGCTCACATCAGGATAGGTCAGGGATCACATTCTGTACAAGCTGAATCAGAGTTAGATATTAGTCTCCATTTTCAAGTCTATTAAACCGCACACATGAACCATGTATAAGAACTCAGGCAAATCAATCCTTGTTTGTGAAAAAGGGCTGCTCCAGGCACAATCAATATAACTAAAGACCTTATAAACTCAAAAATATGGTTTAAGCTTTACCCTTAAAttgaatattaatgtttttgctcGCAGTTCTGACTAAATCGGCCTACGTCTCCCTCAGGTCACCCACAGCTGATAATACCATCTACAGTTTTCACTGTTATGTAAGGCTTCTTCGAGATTACAAACCATTTATTTCTGATACTAGAAACAATATTGTCTATGGCATATTCCACAGTTTGACTGACAATCATGACAATATTTGACGGCATCGGCAAGACTTAGTGTTACTCTTCTACCTCTTTTTTCTATGTATGTTTCAAATAGCTTTGTTGTAATATGCTTTGTTAGAAGATTacagtttttcagtgaatattGGTGCGCTGCCTTTGCTTGATTGTTAAGCAGCTCTTTGCTCTTGTATTGATGCTCATTTTTCATGTCTGTCCCAAGTGTTGAGATGCTTGTAGACTTCTAACTATTAAAGGCAAAACCTGTGGATGTGATGTCACACGTCAGCACAGTGAAGTCTTCTAATTGTGACCAAACATTGTTTTACATCAACTGAACATGAAGTGAAACGTGTCGTGTGTTACGCTGAGTTTTACAAAAATATTCATAAACAAATAATTAGCTACCAACTATACAATAAACGTTTGAAAGACATTGAATTGAAGCCAAATGAGTTAAACTATGGATGGAAAAGAAAACAATCatgtcagttttttcttttatttattgaaCTTGCTTtattctttaaaaaacaaaaaaagaaagaaaaaagtaaaatgacttaCGGTCTCAAGTTGCGTACCTGCAGCTCTGAGCTGATACAGCTGCAGAGAGGTGATGGTGCAAATTCTGATGTCTGTCTCATGAAAATTAATCGCTGTTGTCCTGCAGACCAGATGCCTTGCACGGGTAcagtaatatactgtatatatctgCACCAGGAAATTAGGCCCAGTGGCCGAACCTTTCAGTCACACACAGTTATTAACCGTCTGGGCTGTCATTCCTCACCGAGTTCAACATCAGCAACACAAGGACAAGCTTCAGATGTCTTAAACCTGACCTTGTTTGTCTGATGAGAACAAAACCAGCAAAGTCTGTTTGAGAATACAGaggttttttctctctctcatcAGAACAAAGGTTCATGCAGCTGCTCCACCACACAAGGTACAGCGGTACAACAGCAAAATGGTATTTCACAGTTAATGAACTGTGAAATCCGTTATCAGTTGCACATCTCCACTGTGGCTGCATTTCATATCATAGCGCCCTCTAAAACTGAATTCTAATGCAGATATTGTATGTGTTACATGATCTTCCGAGCAATTACTGTTTGGTCGAGTCTCTGAGGTAACTGCACATACTTTTAGTGCATTTTCTAGCCACACAAAGAAGCAAAAACAATGGACAATAGCCTGTGTTCAATAGTTCTCTGCGGCAAATCACTCTATATCAATGTACTGGACTGTGGTAGTGGTTAATACTGCATGGGCGGCTCAGCTGCTGACCATAAAAACACACCAGATTAAAGCTGGCCCTGTGGCAGCAGCTCCCTGGTGACCAGGCAGTCAATCATCTCATCTCTGGTTCATCAACTTTTAACTTTCTTAAGTGTCCCACTGGATTTAAAGACTTCTCTAGGTGGGGTTGGGAGGTCAGT encodes the following:
- the LOC115419769 gene encoding uncharacterized protein LOC115419769 produces the protein MSSPSNPALVADRDSLPLKKRDQRPSSPPQQQQQCDDTTFKAPYPYKSQNEYKTRHSSLFQPIPRRVSSLYQPWMQTQTSSRSKPHVLSAFREHHGWAEWRDMTPLHPGWDLSHHYQLNTHLSEHPREAGHYPSHLRHPSRFSPVSIETGGFHRFGAGYSWEQLKTLRDKGSSTERDSNGRSKAPYVRRKDRKSEYLTRGEKASTCLPHSAFDDLTLQQNMFHKASKIHNHSVSKVCPGDNLKSTYTSMTEDSLRPSLLPPTELTCASSSSSSSSSPSHFPWLLPHFLAGSLIELRDGQLRRVEHLQTEDFLLGSLACPDLRLSCCTVQSISPSASSATISRLLILLHDQQSQELVDVYVEYPFFVRERGWSSCSPQRTARLCGLKCRQLSVGDVCLALTPVSAPTPRPSANLEPTTPPGRSEGGCEPLEVSHPHTALSTKCSSGPQRPAAGQRKEPEGVRRRHYSAPELRRPGTNCT